Proteins encoded by one window of Burkholderia plantarii:
- a CDS encoding YbaK/EbsC family protein, with protein MTTTPTPPEALPDSARRVAQLLRERGHEHGVVLLDETGRTSAEAAAGLGCAVAQIAKSILFRRASDGAPVLVIASGANRVDERKVAAQVGEIGRADAKFVRENTGYAIGGVCPIGHRVEPVTLIDADLLALDSLWAAAGHPHAVFNLSPQELVELTGAPVVDVALREPA; from the coding sequence ATGACCACGACTCCGACACCTCCCGAAGCCCTTCCCGACTCCGCGCGCCGCGTCGCGCAACTGCTGCGCGAGCGCGGCCACGAACACGGCGTGGTGCTGCTCGACGAGACCGGCCGCACCTCGGCCGAGGCCGCCGCCGGCCTCGGCTGCGCGGTGGCGCAGATCGCCAAGTCGATCCTGTTCCGGCGGGCCTCGGACGGCGCCCCCGTGCTGGTGATCGCCAGCGGCGCGAACCGCGTGGACGAACGCAAGGTGGCCGCGCAGGTCGGCGAGATCGGCCGCGCCGACGCGAAGTTCGTGCGCGAGAACACCGGCTACGCGATCGGCGGCGTCTGCCCGATCGGGCATCGCGTCGAGCCCGTCACGCTGATCGACGCGGACCTGCTCGCGCTCGACAGCCTGTGGGCCGCGGCGGGCCATCCGCATGCGGTGTTCAACCTGTCGCCGCAGGAACTCGTCGAGCTGACCGGTGCGCCGGTCGTCGACGTCGCGCTGCGGGAGCCGGCATGA
- a CDS encoding DUF1289 domain-containing protein, which translates to MSGGARDAASDTLATADEVAQVAEAVAEAPVSTVASPCTNVCKMDREAGWCIGCRRTRDEIASWRKLDDAGRLAILARLEARWFDDAAAPAGAA; encoded by the coding sequence ATGAGCGGCGGCGCGCGGGACGCGGCGAGCGACACGCTCGCGACGGCGGACGAGGTCGCGCAAGTCGCCGAGGCCGTGGCCGAGGCGCCCGTCAGCACCGTCGCCTCGCCATGCACGAACGTCTGCAAGATGGACCGCGAGGCGGGCTGGTGCATCGGCTGCCGCCGCACGCGCGACGAGATCGCCTCGTGGCGCAAGCTCGACGACGCGGGCCGGCTCGCGATCCTCGCGCGGCTCGAGGCGCGCTGGTTCGATGACGCGGCGGCACCAGCCGGCGCAGCCTGA
- a CDS encoding alpha/beta fold hydrolase, with the protein MSFDEFAAFTVTVQDVDIFGVKGGAGPPLLLLHGHPQTHVIWHRLAAVLARHFTVIATDLRGYGASGKPRGDAAHLTYSKRTMAADQLAVMRHFGYERFPVCAHDRGARVAHRMALDHPDAVERMMLLDIAPTLAMYEKTDRAFATAYFHWFFLIQPAPLPETLIGANPDAYVERVMGSRSAGLAPFSPAALDAYRHALKQPGAVHAMCEDYRASASIDLEHDRADLERGTRIGCPLRVLWGADGVVARCFSPLDEWRAVARDVSGRALDCGHYIPEEAPDALLAEMLAFFEAREPGG; encoded by the coding sequence ATGTCGTTTGACGAGTTCGCAGCGTTTACTGTAACGGTGCAGGACGTCGACATCTTCGGCGTCAAGGGGGGAGCCGGGCCGCCGCTGCTGTTGCTGCACGGCCATCCGCAGACCCACGTGATCTGGCATCGCCTCGCCGCCGTGCTGGCCCGGCATTTCACCGTGATCGCCACCGACCTGCGCGGCTACGGCGCCTCGGGCAAGCCGCGCGGCGACGCCGCGCATCTCACCTATTCGAAACGGACGATGGCGGCCGACCAGCTCGCCGTGATGCGCCATTTCGGCTACGAGCGCTTTCCGGTCTGCGCGCACGATCGGGGCGCACGCGTCGCACACCGGATGGCGCTCGATCACCCCGACGCGGTCGAGCGCATGATGCTGCTCGACATCGCGCCCACGCTCGCGATGTACGAGAAGACCGACCGCGCGTTCGCGACCGCGTACTTCCACTGGTTCTTCCTGATCCAGCCGGCGCCGCTGCCGGAGACGCTGATCGGCGCGAACCCCGACGCCTATGTCGAGCGCGTGATGGGCAGCCGCTCGGCCGGGCTCGCGCCGTTCTCGCCGGCCGCGCTCGACGCGTATCGCCACGCGCTGAAGCAGCCGGGCGCGGTGCATGCGATGTGCGAGGACTATCGCGCCTCGGCCAGCATCGATCTCGAACACGATCGCGCCGACCTCGAACGCGGCACCCGCATCGGCTGTCCGCTGCGCGTGCTGTGGGGCGCCGACGGCGTGGTGGCGCGCTGCTTCTCGCCGCTCGACGAATGGCGCGCCGTGGCGCGCGACGTGAGCGGGCGCGCGCTCGACTGCGGCCATTACATTCCCGAGGAGGCGCCCGACGCGCTGCTCGCGGAGATGCTCGCGTTCTTCGAGGCGCGCGAGCCGGGAGGCTGA
- a CDS encoding NAD(P)H-dependent flavin oxidoreductase: MALPAVLQRLSLPVIASPMFIVSYPELVLAQCKAGIVGSFPALNARPAELLDEWLTRIEDELAAHRERHPDAVIGPVAVNQIVHQSNVRLEHDVRVCVEHKVPIFITSLRAPAPEIVQAVHGYGGIVLHDVISLRHAQKALEAGVDGLILVAAGAGGHAGTTSPFALVGEIRRMFDGPLVLSGSIANGGSILAAQAMGADLAYMGTRFIATREAHAVDGYKQAIVNAKSADIVYTNLFTGVHGNYIRESIVNAGLDPDALPEADKSKMNFANDKAKAWKDIWGAGQGVGLMDDVPSVAELVERLSREYADAKARLGIRG, translated from the coding sequence ATGGCCCTGCCCGCCGTCCTTCAGCGCCTGTCGCTGCCCGTCATCGCCTCGCCGATGTTCATCGTCAGCTATCCCGAGCTGGTGCTCGCGCAGTGCAAGGCGGGCATCGTCGGCTCGTTCCCCGCGCTCAACGCGCGGCCGGCCGAGCTGCTCGACGAATGGCTCACGCGCATCGAGGACGAACTCGCCGCGCACCGCGAGCGGCATCCCGATGCGGTGATCGGGCCGGTGGCGGTCAACCAGATCGTCCATCAGTCGAACGTGCGGCTCGAACACGACGTGCGCGTGTGCGTCGAGCACAAGGTGCCGATCTTCATCACCAGCCTGCGCGCGCCGGCCCCGGAGATCGTGCAGGCGGTGCATGGCTACGGCGGCATCGTGCTGCACGACGTGATCAGCCTGCGCCACGCGCAGAAGGCGCTCGAAGCCGGCGTGGACGGGCTGATCCTGGTGGCGGCCGGCGCGGGCGGCCATGCCGGCACCACCTCGCCGTTCGCGCTGGTGGGCGAGATCCGCCGGATGTTCGACGGCCCGCTCGTGCTGTCGGGCTCGATCGCCAACGGCGGCTCGATCCTCGCCGCGCAGGCGATGGGCGCCGACCTCGCCTACATGGGCACGCGCTTCATCGCCACGCGCGAGGCACACGCGGTGGACGGCTACAAGCAGGCGATCGTCAACGCGAAATCGGCCGACATCGTCTATACGAACCTGTTCACCGGCGTCCACGGCAACTACATCCGCGAGAGCATCGTGAACGCCGGGCTCGACCCGGATGCGCTGCCCGAAGCCGACAAGTCGAAGATGAATTTCGCCAACGACAAGGCGAAGGCGTGGAAGGACATCTGGGGCGCGGGCCAGGGCGTGGGGCTGATGGACGACGTGCCGAGCGTGGCCGAGCTGGTCGAGCGGCTCTCGCGCGAATACGCGGACGCGAAGGCGCGGCTCGGCATCCGCGGCTGA
- a CDS encoding bile acid:sodium symporter family protein, which yields MARPRFLPDNFTLALVSTVVLASFVPCRGEVAQGFNWATNLAIGLLFFLHGAKLSREAVIAGATHWRLHLVVLLSTFALFPLLGLALKPLLTPLVTPTLYAGVLFLCTLPSTVQSSIAFTSIAKGNVPAAVCSASASSLLGIFITPALVGAIITTHSGTGASAWSTVGSIVMQLLVPFLAGQALRPLIGGWIERNRGVLKFVDQGSILLVVYVAFSEAVNQGLWHQIPPLALGGLVLVCIVLLAVALGVTALVSKRLGFGRADRITIIFCGSKKSLAAGIPMAKVIFAAHAVGAIVLPLMLFHQIQLMVCAALAQRWGARDLSLDDQPDAPAKSKLNAGER from the coding sequence ATGGCCCGACCCCGTTTCCTTCCCGACAATTTCACCCTGGCGCTGGTCAGCACCGTCGTGCTCGCGAGCTTCGTGCCGTGCCGCGGCGAAGTTGCCCAAGGGTTCAACTGGGCGACCAACCTCGCCATCGGCCTGCTGTTCTTCCTGCACGGCGCGAAACTCTCGCGCGAGGCGGTGATCGCCGGGGCGACGCACTGGCGGCTGCACCTGGTGGTGCTGCTCAGCACCTTCGCGCTGTTCCCGCTGCTCGGGCTCGCGCTCAAGCCGCTGCTCACGCCGCTCGTCACGCCCACGCTCTACGCGGGCGTGCTGTTCCTCTGCACGCTGCCGTCCACCGTGCAGTCGTCGATCGCGTTCACCTCGATCGCCAAGGGCAACGTGCCGGCCGCCGTCTGCTCGGCCTCGGCCTCGAGCCTGCTCGGCATCTTCATCACGCCTGCGCTGGTCGGCGCCATCATCACCACCCACTCGGGCACCGGCGCCTCGGCCTGGAGCACGGTGGGCAGCATCGTGATGCAGCTGCTGGTGCCGTTCCTGGCCGGCCAGGCGCTGCGGCCACTGATCGGCGGCTGGATCGAGCGCAACCGCGGCGTGCTGAAGTTCGTCGATCAGGGCTCGATCCTGCTGGTGGTCTACGTGGCGTTCAGCGAGGCGGTGAACCAAGGGCTCTGGCACCAGATCCCGCCGCTCGCGCTGGGCGGCCTGGTGCTGGTGTGCATCGTGCTGCTGGCGGTCGCGCTCGGCGTGACCGCCCTCGTCAGCAAGCGGCTCGGCTTCGGCCGCGCCGATCGCATCACCATCATCTTCTGCGGCTCGAAGAAGAGCCTCGCGGCCGGCATTCCGATGGCGAAGGTGATCTTCGCCGCCCACGCGGTGGGCGCCATCGTGCTGCCGCTGATGCTGTTCCATCAGATCCAGCTGATGGTCTGCGCGGCGCTCGCGCAGCGCTGGGGCGCGCGCGACCTCAGCCTCGACGACCAGCCCGACGCGCCCGCGAAGTCGAAACTGAACGCCGGCGAGCGCTGA
- a CDS encoding porin gives MKSLARRTASGAFACLAWTALAAAPAHAQSSIQLYGQVDAWVGAQKFPGGERAWGVQGGGMSTSYWGLRGTEDLGGGYRAIFTIEDFFRPQNGRYGRFDGDTFFARNAYVGLETPYGTVRAGRLTTHLFISTILFNPLIDSYEFSPMVYHVFLGLGTFPTYTTDQGVVGDSGWNNAVSYTTPDFNGFNASAMYALGNQSGSNGAKKWSGQLQYFHGPLAMTAVYQYVNFNNAPGDLGSLVAGMKSQGVTQLGISYDLKFARLYGQYMYARNDLQGGNWHVNTAQGGVSVPLGAGSALASYAYSRDTGGLDQTHRTWAVGYDYPLSKRTDVYAAYLRDQLSNQSTGDTLGAGMRVRF, from the coding sequence ATGAAGTCACTTGCTCGCCGGACCGCGTCCGGTGCCTTCGCCTGCCTCGCGTGGACGGCACTTGCGGCGGCGCCCGCCCATGCGCAATCGAGCATCCAGCTCTACGGTCAGGTCGACGCCTGGGTCGGCGCGCAGAAATTCCCGGGCGGCGAGCGCGCCTGGGGCGTGCAGGGCGGCGGCATGTCGACCTCGTACTGGGGCCTGCGCGGCACCGAGGATCTCGGCGGCGGCTACCGCGCGATCTTCACGATCGAGGACTTCTTCCGGCCGCAGAACGGCCGCTACGGCCGCTTCGACGGCGACACGTTCTTCGCGCGCAATGCCTACGTCGGCCTCGAAACGCCCTACGGCACGGTGCGCGCGGGGCGCCTCACCACCCACCTGTTTATCTCGACGATCCTGTTCAACCCGCTGATCGACTCCTACGAATTCTCGCCGATGGTCTATCACGTGTTCCTCGGGCTCGGCACGTTCCCGACCTACACGACGGACCAGGGCGTGGTGGGCGATTCGGGCTGGAACAACGCGGTGTCGTATACGACCCCCGATTTCAACGGTTTCAACGCGAGCGCGATGTACGCGCTCGGCAACCAGTCGGGCAGCAACGGCGCGAAGAAGTGGAGCGGCCAGCTGCAGTATTTCCACGGTCCGCTGGCGATGACGGCCGTCTACCAGTACGTGAATTTCAACAACGCGCCCGGCGATCTCGGCTCGCTCGTGGCCGGCATGAAGAGCCAGGGCGTCACCCAGCTCGGCATCAGCTACGACCTGAAGTTCGCCAGGCTGTACGGCCAGTACATGTATGCGAGGAACGATCTGCAGGGTGGCAACTGGCACGTGAACACGGCGCAGGGCGGCGTGTCGGTGCCGCTCGGCGCGGGCAGCGCACTGGCCTCGTATGCGTATTCGCGCGACACGGGCGGGCTCGACCAGACCCATCGGACCTGGGCGGTCGGCTACGACTATCCGCTGTCGAAGCGCACCGACGTCTATGCCGCCTACCTGCGCGACCAACTGTCGAACCAGTCCACCGGCGATACGCTCGGCGCCGGGATGCGGGTGCGTTTCTGA
- a CDS encoding LysR family transcriptional regulator: MDTLVSMNVFRYVVEVGSFVGAAERMQMSAAMASKHVMHLEQQLGARLLHRTTRRVAPTEAGREYYERLVQALTELDEAGQAVGAASIVPQGRLRVTSLSAFGLRHVMSAVTDYAARYADVTVEITLSDRVVELIDEGYDVAVRAAPFGLKSSSLVARQIATAHILLVASPAYLEEHGVPATLADLEQHNYLRRDTGPTSIDSAAFESAAASRVTLSGNLIVNHLEALRVAVLNGSGIAMLGTEVVGDDLEAGRLVPLLLDAMPPRELPIYAVYASRRHVSAKVRSFVDFLADRFAGQSLCPSIDEHLKEAAAPKARRAVAR, encoded by the coding sequence ATGGATACCCTCGTCAGCATGAATGTATTTCGCTATGTCGTTGAAGTCGGCAGCTTCGTCGGCGCAGCGGAACGCATGCAGATGTCGGCGGCGATGGCGAGCAAGCACGTGATGCATCTCGAGCAGCAGCTCGGCGCGCGGCTGCTGCACCGGACGACACGCCGCGTCGCGCCGACCGAGGCGGGACGCGAATACTACGAACGGCTGGTGCAGGCGTTGACCGAACTCGACGAGGCGGGCCAGGCGGTGGGCGCGGCCAGCATCGTGCCGCAGGGGCGCCTGCGCGTGACCTCGCTGTCCGCGTTCGGATTGCGCCACGTGATGAGCGCGGTGACCGATTACGCGGCGCGCTATGCCGACGTAACGGTCGAGATCACGCTGTCCGACCGCGTGGTGGAACTGATCGACGAGGGCTACGACGTGGCCGTGCGCGCGGCCCCGTTCGGCCTGAAATCGTCGTCGCTGGTGGCGCGGCAGATCGCGACCGCGCACATCCTGCTGGTCGCGTCGCCCGCCTACCTCGAGGAACACGGTGTGCCCGCCACGCTCGCCGATCTCGAGCAGCACAACTATCTGCGCCGCGACACCGGGCCGACCTCGATCGATTCGGCCGCGTTCGAATCGGCCGCGGCCTCGCGCGTGACGCTCTCGGGCAACCTGATCGTCAACCACCTCGAGGCGCTGCGCGTGGCCGTGCTCAACGGCAGCGGCATCGCGATGCTCGGCACCGAAGTGGTGGGCGACGACCTCGAGGCCGGCCGCCTCGTGCCGCTGCTGCTCGATGCGATGCCGCCGCGCGAGCTGCCGATCTACGCGGTCTACGCGAGCCGCCGGCACGTGTCCGCGAAGGTGCGCTCGTTCGTCGATTTCCTCGCCGACCGCTTCGCCGGCCAGTCGCTGTGCCCGTCGATCGACGAGCATCTGAAGGAGGCCGCCGCGCCGAAGGCGAGGCGGGCCGTCGCGCGCTGA
- a CDS encoding EAL domain-containing protein yields the protein MPPPAAIAVAETTRVADLLAAGALSAQFQPIVEIAAGAIIGYEGLVRGPRGSAVEMPATLFAQAAREGCSLELELAAAAACVDTFAKSGADGQLFVNFSAHAIVQLARQRERVLGTMPAGRIVIELTEQHPASDLPGLPSALTDLRGSGVSFALDDYGTANASMSSWVRLRPDIVKIDRFFIDGIASDPRKFEAVKAMQQFAVATGGRLIAEGIECAADLIVVRDLGIDCGQGFFLGRPAPVPAPRAAASAHDALIAPHIAVFPGLARTSALTRPNATMAEKMRVPAPALPSHATNNQVLELFQRRPDLHAVAVVDGDRPIALINRRGFMDRYALPYHREVFGKRPCLQLANTAPLIVDNATTVEQLTSLLASHDQRYLTEGFIITDHGRYAGLGTGESLVRAVTEVRVEAARYANPLTFLPGNIPISSHIARLVGNDAAFHACYVDLNQFKPFNDQYGYWQGDEVLKFAASVLADACDPTRDFLGHVGGDDFLVLFQSDDWEARAQRAIHRFDEGAQRFYAHADRLAGGIRGEDRRGNPAFFGFVTMAIGCVSVPGTRRYRSDEIASVAALAKRRAKQRPGHLYLIDVDEGRAWLRAHGEQPNAPDSGGGPDGAARDA from the coding sequence ATGCCCCCGCCCGCCGCTATCGCCGTCGCCGAAACGACCCGCGTCGCCGACCTGCTCGCCGCGGGCGCGCTGAGCGCGCAATTCCAGCCGATCGTCGAGATCGCCGCCGGCGCCATCATCGGCTACGAAGGCCTCGTGCGCGGCCCGCGCGGCTCGGCCGTCGAAATGCCGGCGACCCTGTTCGCGCAGGCGGCCCGCGAAGGCTGCTCGCTCGAACTCGAACTCGCCGCGGCGGCCGCCTGCGTCGACACGTTCGCGAAATCGGGCGCCGACGGCCAGCTGTTCGTCAACTTCAGCGCGCATGCGATCGTGCAGCTCGCGCGGCAGCGCGAGCGCGTGCTAGGCACGATGCCGGCCGGGCGCATCGTGATCGAACTCACCGAGCAGCATCCGGCCAGCGACCTGCCCGGCCTGCCGTCGGCGCTGACCGACCTGCGCGGCTCGGGCGTCTCGTTCGCGCTCGACGACTACGGCACCGCCAACGCCAGCATGAGCTCGTGGGTGCGCCTGCGCCCCGACATCGTCAAGATCGACCGTTTCTTCATCGACGGCATCGCCAGCGACCCGCGCAAGTTCGAGGCGGTCAAGGCGATGCAGCAGTTCGCGGTGGCCACCGGCGGCCGGCTGATCGCCGAAGGCATCGAATGCGCGGCGGACCTGATCGTGGTGCGCGACCTCGGCATCGACTGCGGGCAGGGTTTCTTCCTGGGCCGGCCCGCGCCGGTGCCGGCGCCGCGCGCGGCGGCCTCGGCCCACGACGCGCTGATCGCGCCGCACATCGCGGTGTTCCCGGGCCTCGCGCGCACCAGCGCGCTGACGCGGCCGAACGCGACGATGGCCGAGAAGATGCGCGTGCCGGCACCGGCGCTGCCGAGCCACGCCACCAACAACCAGGTGCTCGAACTGTTCCAGCGGCGCCCCGACCTGCACGCGGTGGCGGTGGTGGACGGCGACCGGCCGATCGCGCTGATCAACCGGCGCGGCTTCATGGACCGCTACGCGCTTCCGTACCACCGCGAGGTGTTCGGCAAGCGGCCGTGCCTGCAGCTGGCCAACACCGCGCCGCTGATCGTCGACAACGCCACCACCGTCGAGCAGTTGACCTCGCTGCTCGCGAGCCACGACCAGCGCTACCTGACCGAAGGCTTCATCATCACCGACCACGGCCGCTACGCGGGGCTCGGCACCGGCGAGAGCCTGGTGCGCGCCGTCACCGAGGTGCGGGTGGAAGCCGCGCGCTACGCGAATCCGCTCACGTTCCTGCCCGGCAACATCCCGATCAGTTCGCACATCGCGCGGCTGGTGGGCAACGACGCGGCGTTCCATGCCTGCTACGTCGACCTGAACCAGTTCAAGCCGTTCAACGACCAGTACGGCTACTGGCAGGGCGACGAGGTGCTGAAGTTCGCGGCCTCGGTGCTCGCCGACGCTTGCGACCCGACCCGCGACTTCCTCGGCCACGTCGGCGGCGACGATTTCCTCGTGCTGTTCCAGAGCGACGACTGGGAAGCGCGCGCGCAGCGCGCGATCCACCGCTTCGACGAGGGCGCGCAGCGCTTCTACGCGCATGCGGACCGGCTCGCGGGCGGCATCCGCGGCGAGGACCGGCGCGGCAATCCGGCGTTCTTCGGCTTCGTGACGATGGCGATCGGCTGCGTGAGCGTGCCCGGCACGCGCCGCTACCGCAGCGACGAGATCGCCTCGGTGGCCGCGCTCGCCAAGCGGCGCGCGAAACAGCGGCCGGGCCACCTGTACCTGATCGACGTGGACGAGGGCCGCGCCTGGCTGCGCGCCCACGGCGAACAGCCGAACGCGCCCGACAGCGGCGGCGGCCCGGACGGCGCGGCGCGTGACGCTTGA